From Carya illinoinensis cultivar Pawnee chromosome 5, C.illinoinensisPawnee_v1, whole genome shotgun sequence, one genomic window encodes:
- the LOC122310042 gene encoding uncharacterized protein LOC122310042 encodes MRDLSFATSGAYKRGYNVMAEEEERAEWQHTANRDYFSQEDARRAPKISHSPSSSSSKSESDVAPDNAGRGLDHPSPIDKPYSDPPITMKWWLNPQPNLGRHKDFTYEQLNVLEADLEVLSSDFVNKTPKISDSDQMKKEFCYQFVIKNNDSSSVEKPWQVTATCVKNENDPGKPELKAVTGYQLQRNTNKKDLGEFWYLEDKFMGLDSFNCLVPEQAMKLSSDLGSDWVGSEKTEPWWRSAGQDELASLVAQKSLENIENCDLPRPQAKHFRKGPSARTECFDHDGVSASSNQMVDTDFSNLEKYNCESLTTDLSLQNLDQAFSHSTGNSTTKDEIDNDPSKIELLEALCHSQTRAREAEEAAQQAYADKEHIIMLFFRQASQLFAYKQWFHLLQIENLCLQLKNKNQPISSLFPDVLPWVPHKGRQVRKARHKAGKRKRSKQRSEIRKCAVAFAVGLGLASAGLLLGWTMGWLFPRL; translated from the exons ATGAGAGATTTGAGTTTTGCCACCAGTGGCGCCTATAAGAGAGGTTATAATGTAATGGctgaagaagaggaaagagcAGAATGGCAGCATACAGCAAACCGTGACTACTTTTCCCAAGAAGATGCAAGGAGAGCTCCAAAAATTTCTCACtccccatcatcatcatcctcaaaATCAGAGTCTGATGTTGCCCCTGATAATGCTGGACGTGGACTTGATCATCCCTCCCCAATTGACAAGCCATATTCTGATCCACCAATCACCATGAAATGGTGGTTGAACCCGCAACCAAACCTTGGGCGCCACAAAGATTTTACATATGAACAGCTAAATGTCTTGGAGGCTGATCTTGAAGTTTTGAGTTCTGACTTTGTTAATAAAACTCCAAAGATTAGTGACAGTGACCAAATGAAGAAAGAATTTTGTTATCAGTTTGTTATAAAGAATAATGATTCTTCTTCCGTGGAGAAACCTTGGCAGGTTACTGCCACTTgtgtaaaaaatgaaaatgatccTGGAAAACCTGAACTCAAGGCTGTAACTGGTTATCAGTTGCAAAGAAATACTAACAAAAAGGACTTGGGAGAGTTCTGGTACTTGGAAGATAAATTCATGGGCTTGGATTCTTTCAACTGCTTGGTCCCTGAACAAGCCATGAAGCTTTCATCTGATCTTGGATCTGATTGGGTCGGATCTGAGAAGACTGAACCCTGGTGGCGCTCTGCTGGTCAAGATGAGTTGGCTTCCTTAGTTGCTCAGAAGTCACTTGAAAATATTGAGAATTGTGATCTTCCACGACCCCAGGCCAAGCATTTTAGGAAAGGTCCATCTGCACGTACAGAGTGTTTCGACCATGATGGGGTTTCAGCTTCATCAAATCAAATGGTTGATACGGATTTCTCCAATCTGGAGAAGTATAACTGTGAAAGCCTCACTACAGATCTCTCACTGCAGAATTTAGACCAGGCTTTCAG CCACAGTACTGGTAATAGTACAACCAAGGATGAGATAGACAATGATCCTAGCAAGATTGAGTTGTTGGAGGCACTATGTCATTCTCAAACTCGAGCAAGGGAAGCTGAGGAAGCTGCACAGCAAGCCTATGCTGATAAGGAGCATATTATCATGCTCTTTTTTAGACAGGCGTCACAACTCTTTGCTTATAAGCAGTGGTTCCATCTACTGCAGATTGAGAATCTATGCCTCCAGCTTAAGAACAAAAACCAACCAATTTCCAGCCTCTTTCCAGATGTCTTACCCTGGGTTCCACACAAAGGCAGGCAAGTGAGGAAGGCCCGACACAAGGCTGGGAAGCGAAAGCGAAGTAAACAGAGAAGTGAAATTAGAAAATGTGCGGTTGCTTTTGCTGTGGGATTGGGTCTTGCCAGTGCTGGTTTGCTTCTTGGTTGGACCATGGGGTGGCTGTTTCCACGTCTTTAA